The following is a genomic window from Strix aluco isolate bStrAlu1 chromosome 3, bStrAlu1.hap1, whole genome shotgun sequence.
AGCCGTGTACTGGGAGcagctttccctgctctctgAGCCGGGCTCCACTgctggagggagctgggagcagcagtgTTTTCAGAGCACGCCAGACAGGATCCGGTATCTCAACCAAGgcagagattttttaaattttgttttaattaaaaatgtcttctaaaaCACAGCTGGTGGAGACAGCACTGCGAGCTGGGATTTTTCACTGTTGCCTACCGCAGTGGTTTCTAGCCAGTAAGGAGAAGCAAATGTCAGACCAGATATGGAGAGAAGTAGTTTTCTTAGGCTCACTCACAGCCTGGCTGGAAGCCACTGCCCTACCTGTCAAAGAAATAGCTGGAAAGGGAGGACTCGGGTTCAGCTCACATCCCTCTCCGAGGAAAATCAAAGCTCCCTGTTTTAATTCCCAGGCGAGTATCCTACGCATCAGGGAATACGCTGGGTTTGGAAGGCTAGAAAATACTGTCCACAGCCTCCTTTTGAGTCTGTGCTCGCTGCTGAGCCAGGAGCGAGGCGTTTATCAAGTCAGAGAGAAAACATGCTTCTGTGAGACCGTGGAGCCGGGTAGCCTCAGCTCCCAGAGCTGTTACGTATTTCATCCATTGACAATTTAGCATAAAACGCAGACAGTAATTTGAAATTAAGTGATGAATTCTGTCAGCTAAGGATTTTGAAATACTGTTTAAGTAGTATTTgattcaaaaattatttgaagtttgGCCGCTAATGTAATGAGGTGAGAATTTCCATTGAGATGAAATAGGCTAATCAATTTGAACATTGATACTGAGTTAAAGCAGTTTAAAATGTCATTCCCTGCCAGGGTGATGGATTCCACTTCAGTGAAATTTCATGGAGGGAAGTGGCAGATTCTCCGTCTCTGAATCTCTTCAGATAAATTCAGTGCAGCTGTGATGGGGAAGGTCATGACACCCTGGCCTCACAGGCAGCCTGCTACCCTTTCACTTCCAGTAACGTGGGGGTTGGTCATTAACTTGACTCTTTACAAGTGGGTGTCTATTTAACCCCCGACCCGCTCAAGCTCAGTCGAGCTGCATTGCCAGAGACCCAAAATCCCCCTTGGGGGTGGATCTCCTTGCAGACAGATCCTAGAGCTGCTTGGCTGGAAGACCCTGCTCCCAGGGATGCGCCCCGCTGCGTGCTCCCTGCAAGGAGGCCGGTGAGAGTTATTGCTGTCTGgtagtcggggggggggggggtaacaGTGGGGGTTCCATCTTCAGAGATAGGCAGGCAGCCTCCACACCTGGGGATAAGGGCAGGTTGCAGGGCTGGCTCCAGGGGATCCAACCCGTGACCCTAAATTGGCCCTGGTCACAGCATTTCAGGTCAGCTAATGCTGCACTGGCTCCCTCGGGTGAGACCTTTCCGCTCTGTCAATGTTTTGGGGCTTTATTAGGGTTAGGAACTCTTGGGCCTTTCCCTTTTTTGCCATGGAGAACAGGATAAATGCGGCTCTGCCTGCTGGAAATGGGGACTGTCACTCTAGCCGGAGGCTTTTTTTGTTGTGCTGTGCAGCTGGCGGGTGCCGGGAGAGCACGGCTCTGTGCCGTGGGGCTCTGTGCCGTGGGGTTCAGTGGGCTGGGGGTCTTGTCCAGGTCTCAATGCGGCTGCTCTCCCCCAGCTACACCCTGTGGTACCCTCCTCCACAGGCTGGAtgcaggggcagctgctcaggATCTTGTATTTATTTGGAGGCTTGGAAGCTACCTAGAAACctcaaaaataaaggaaattaaataggGCACTAGAGGAGAAAATAGAGGCCAGTTAAATACTGAGGTGAAAGACCTGAGGAAGCCAGGCATTAAAATCACCACAGAAGTAAAATCTGTTGCAGCCAAAAAGCTTCCcataaaagaattttttttcctcatatagTCCCCTGAAACTATTACCTGCAGGTAAATCCTGTATCATGACTGACACAGGTCTGGTTCTGTTTTGGAGGGCGGGAATGACTCTTTATCATGaaacaggagagagaggaaagggccagaatataatatttaatatgtaCAGCAAGCAGAAAAGGCACTTCAACAGAATAGTTACAAAGATCAGTACGTTCCTTCAGTATCTGCTCTTATTTTTGCAGAGCCATTTCCCAGCAGGAAAACCCCTCTCTGCAGGTGTGCCCTGGCAGGGAACGGGCAGCTGCCCACCATCAAAACTCACCTCGTAACACCTTGCTTCGCCAAACCCCGGACCGTTGCCCTCCAGACTCCTTTTCCTGAACTAGAAACGCCAATTGCTAGTGCATCAGCATAACGCCACGCACGCCGAATAGCTGCTGTCCCtttggccttttttttaaaaaaaaataaatatccttcgTGCGGGGGCTCACGTTCCTTGCTGCTCCTGGGACTGGTGTCTCTGAAATTGGTAAATATTCAGGTGTGCTCTTCGTACCGGGGCGAGGGTGGACCGTAAAAGCTCCCGATGAGAGGTGGCgtgggaaaaataaatattttaacgTGGGCTGGCAAGGAAAGGCGGGGGGTTGGGGCGGGTTTTAGAGGGAATAAAGGGGGTTGCCCGGCTCTGGCAGCACTGCGcaccccggggcgggcagggcagggtgtaggcagggtgcaggcagccctgccctccccagaaACCGGCAGGGAGGGGGTGCGCTCAGCTTTTATTCCCCCCTCCCGCATAGGCAGGGCCCGGGTTGTCTGAAGGCACCTTCTGGGTGCTGTCGGGGTCGCTCCCCGCGCTACGTGCCGGGGTGTTTTGGTTTAGGGTCTGTCGCCACACCTTAAGAGCTCAGGTGTGGCGATGGCCGAGTTTCCTTCTGCCCTTGCCATGCAAAAATTAGCTGCGCGtttctttctaaaggaaaacaCGGAGCAGCCGTTCGCCTGCACCGAAATTACTGACGCTCCGTGAGCAGCCGGCGCTGGACTAGATAcacccccccccgctgccccgggggtcCCCTGGCTCTCTCCTCCGAGCTCCCCACGGGGATCCCCGAGAGCCCCTCGGCGGGGACCCCAACGCCGGAGGGGGGGaatccctcctcctccccgccctgCCTCCGCGTACGCCCCGTCCCTCGGCGTGGGCGCCTCCACCAGCTCCCCggcatctctcctcctcctcctcctcttcctcctcccccccccacacccacacACTCTTCCCcgtccctcctccccagcactcCGCTGCGGAGTGCTTTTGCAGCCTGTGCAGCTCCTGAGAAAGGAggtgtttcagctttttttcttccccccccttttttttttattttacgtTTTTTTTgggttgtggtggttttttttttttttttttttttttgttctccccGGACCCTTtcggagcagcagcagggacacgCCGGGGCCGAGCAGGGAGGATGGCCGGGGGGCGCCTCCCGGGGCTGCTCTTCCTCTTGCGTGAGTACCCCGGACGGGCGAGTCGCGACACGGAGCCCTGTCGCGATAGGGCAGCCGCTGGCCCTCACACAGCCCCGGCGCTTCTAGAGCACCGCTGCTGCTTCACCGCCACCGGCTGCCCCTCTCCATTGCCCGCTCTATCGCGACAGGGACCCGCCGTCGCGACAGGGGCTcggggaggggaggcggggggggaccgggcgctgccgccgctcAGCGCCTCTCTGCCCGCAGACGCCGCGGCTCGCCTGGCTGCCGAGCAAGAAGTTGAAAATCTCTCCGGGCTCTCCCCTAACCCCGAAAAGGACATTTTCGTGGTGCGGGAGAACCGCACGACGTGTCTCATGGCGGAATTCGCCGCCAAGTTCATCGTCCCCTACGACATACGGGCCAGCAACCACGTGGATGTGAGTTGGGGGCCAGGGCGTGGATGGGAGCGGGGTCCAGGGCccggggggatggagggggggggtggCCCAGGGCtctggggggcggccggggctcgGGTTTGCAGCGCTGCAGCCGCGGAAGGACCAGAGCGGGCTGGGGGGGGAGTAGTTTTGGAAAGTCCTTTATCCCCTCTCGGAGGGGGAGTCCAggggggccccggggccgcccccctgAGCCCCGCTGCCCGTTTCCAGCGGATCACGGAACAAGCCGACATCCCGCTGGCGCGGGGCGCCGAGATGAAGGGCAAGTGCAGCGCTAACGAGTCGGAGCTGGAGATCTCCTGGCTGGAGCAGGCGTACACCCTCAAACTCTTCTTCCTGAAGGTGCGGGgcacggtgggggggggggggggcacggcggTATTGGCGGCTCCTGACCGGCCCTGTCTCGGCAGGAGGGGCACAACACGTCCCGGGGGCAGGAGGCTTTCTGGAGGCTCAGCCGCATCCAGTTCACCTACGACACCGCCGAGCGCACCTACTTCAAGGACGCCGTCAGCCGTAAGcgcccccgggggggggggggacacggggttTGGAGCAGATCCCGGGGGTCTGGCGAGCGCGGAGCCGGCGGAGGGGGGAGAACACGGACGGACACCCCGCGGGCTACTCGCCTAAATGCACTTTAACGGGGGAGAAAAAATCCCCGAACCCACCCGACAAAGCAGGGATCAGGTGCCGGTTTTAAGCCGCgtattccatttattttattttcttttcccctttttagtCTTGTTTTTCACCGGCGCAGttgccccggggagggggggggggagaccgACGGCTGCGCCAGGCCCTTCCCGCGGCACCCAGGGGCCCGAGGGGGTGGGCAGTGGGGCAGGCGGCCGCCTCCTCCGGAAAAATTGGTGTCCTTTCCTGCGGGAGATGTTTTTTAAGGTTAATTATCTCCTCGGTTCTGATGATGGTCGAATAGGTGGGACAGCAGCGGTTTCCCAAGATAACGATGAGCTTGACATCAATCTCCGTGCCCCTCCACACCTCCACCCAACTGCCGCCTCTTTTCTCACTGGGTTTCCTTTCTTTTagctttcattttggtttgatttCGTTTCTGCTCAGAAATGAGCTGTCttgtatttgaaaactgaaatactgtCATTTGCAAGTTGTGCTCCCTCAAAATTTTCAAAGTCGGGTGAACGTTGCGAGTTTGAGACACACTGGACGTGGAGCTGCTTTTCCCACTGGTGTTTCTACTCTTTGTGTCCCCAAAACGCGGTGGTGGCCATGCCTCGTCCCCCTCCGCAAATACAGAACAGCGATTGCTTTTCTGTGGTGCTGGAGGGGAACAAAGGGCTGCAGAAGGGCGGGAGGTGGACGACACCCCTCATTCCACCTCGCTGACACGCATTCGGCCTTCGTTTGTAAAACAAGATTGATGTGATggggaaatattttcttgtaaGCTATACTTGGGTGAAACGGTCCAGTTGTGTTTTCAGGAAGGGTGTTACGGCCCGTTTTGCTTTGTAGTGAGGTCCCCAAACTGTGTTGCTCCTTCCCACCTGAATTCAGAGCCGCAGTGCAGCCACAGGAATGGCTCTTTCCCAAACGTAGGGAGTATGAGCACAGTCCAAGGCTGAAACCTGTGTGTACATCGATAGAAACCATTCCTCTGACTTCACGGACTTTAAGTCCGGTGACACGGGCGTAGCTGGCAGCGGCAGAGCCAGCTCTCCCCTTCGTGCCGGCGGGACCGGGCGCTGCAGCCATTCGTTCCAGCTCATGAGCAGCCACCCCCGTGTGAGAACTGCCCTGGCTACATGGGGGGTGTCAAGCTGGAAGCGTGGTCCCACCCCGGGAGAAAATACCGCTTTGAGAGCGGCGGAGCGTGCGGCCGCCGCGTTGCCCGCCGCCGCTGCGTACCCTGGCCTTCGATTGTTAGCTTTGGTAGTAAAGTCACGTCGGTCCCCCCGAGATGGGACCTGACGGCTGCTGTTTCTGCCCTTTGGCCAGCTGGGAAGCACACGGCCAGCTCGCACCGGCTCTCTGCCCTGGTCACCCCGGCTGGGAAGTCCTACGAGTGCCAGGCTCAGCAAACCATCTCCCTCATCTCCAGCGACCAGCAGAAGCCCGTGCAGCTCTTGCTGTCGGAAGTGCGCGTCCAGCCCTTCGACATCGCCGCGGATTTTGTCTTCAGTGAAGGTAAGGTGCAGGGCCAAGGCACGTCCTGCGTCCCCCAGGGGCTGCCGCTGTCGCAGTGTACTGCAGGGATTTGGGTGCCAGCTTTCTCAGagcaccttcccctccctccagcgGGTTGTGAGTGCTCCCTGCAGTCCCTCCAACCCATTCCCTCGCCTCTGTGGTCCCCCAAAAGCCTTTACAAATTCAGCCCAGCTGCTCTTTGCCCAAAACATGGGCTATCGTTGCATGTGCACTGGCTTCTGTAAGGAACTGCCTGGTCCCTGAGGAGCCCTGCGAGGCTTAACGTGTCTCCTCTGCAGCACGGGAGGTGCTTTGATACAGCTCTGGGGGCTCTTTAGGGCCGCTGCACGCCAAGGAGAACTTGGGGCTGCGGTGGCAAGGCAGTACTTGCGATGCACCTTGCTGGCTTCAGTTTGATTAATTTGTTGCAAGGGTGAAGGAGGCGTAACGGGGACTTCAGCGAGGCCACCTCCTGCGCCGAACACACGGgacgctcttcctcctcttagGTTTCTTGATCGTTAATTGTGGATAAAAGAAAATGTGAGTTAACGCGTGCTGTTCGTATCAAAGGGTTGTACTGGAGTCAGCAGCGATGCTGCCATGGGGCAGAATTCCTGcagattttgctttcctttattcTGAGGAATCCGTGGTGCTCCTCCTCCCCAACGTGCC
Proteins encoded in this region:
- the LAMP5 gene encoding lysosome-associated membrane glycoprotein 5, yielding MAGGRLPGLLFLLHAAARLAAEQEVENLSGLSPNPEKDIFVVRENRTTCLMAEFAAKFIVPYDIRASNHVDRITEQADIPLARGAEMKGKCSANESELEISWLEQAYTLKLFFLKEGHNTSRGQEAFWRLSRIQFTYDTAERTYFKDAVSPGKHTASSHRLSALVTPAGKSYECQAQQTISLISSDQQKPVQLLLSEVRVQPFDIAADFVFSEEHKCPVDQREQLEETLPLILGLILGLVIVITLCVYHIHHKLTANQVQIPRDRSQYKHMG